One Dokdonia sp. Dokd-P16 genomic window carries:
- a CDS encoding putative signal transducing protein has translation MSILPDSRYEKIHTGSIIETKRLQAILEEKDIPSIVRDDNESAKLAGYALGSPDQSRLLVDKEYLVKAKHIVEIALEDFSNNALSDEELNNLSQQEAPKVTINRITRTAPEKKKPELSSGRLLLYVFFLGLSIWRLSPLLQGEELPTLRIVLSGGLIVFCSYMLITHFMNKSKA, from the coding sequence ATGAGCATACTTCCAGACTCTCGTTATGAAAAAATCCACACTGGGTCTATCATAGAAACTAAAAGATTACAGGCCATTTTAGAGGAGAAAGACATTCCTAGTATAGTGAGAGATGATAATGAGAGTGCAAAGCTTGCAGGCTATGCGCTAGGCTCTCCTGACCAATCTAGATTGCTTGTTGATAAAGAGTATCTGGTAAAGGCAAAACATATTGTAGAGATTGCTCTTGAAGACTTTTCAAACAACGCACTATCTGACGAGGAATTAAACAATCTCTCGCAACAAGAAGCGCCTAAAGTAACAATCAATAGAATCACAAGAACAGCACCAGAAAAGAAAAAGCCAGAATTATCTTCTGGCCGCCTTCTATTATATGTCTTTTTCTTAGGACTCTCCATCTGGAGACTCTCACCGTTACTTCAAGGTGAAGAGCTCCCTACTTTGCGCATTGTGCTAAGTGGAGGCCTTATTGTTTTTTGTAGCTATATGCTCATTACACACTTTATGAACAAGAGTAAGGCTTAG